The window ATTGATACCGCACCAGGCCAATCTAAGAATCATTGAACACGCGGCTAAAAAACTAAAACTGCCCATGGAAAAAGTGGTGGTCAACTTAGATAAATACGGTAATACTTCGGCCGCCTCCATTCCGATGGGCTTGGATGAAGCTGTGAAATCCGGCCGCGTAAAAGCCGGAGACAATATTGTCATGGTGGCCTTTGGGGCCGGATTAACCTCCGGGGCGGTTGTCTTAAAGTGGAGTTTAGGGGAGGGAAAAGAATGAAGCTAGAAACCAGATTATGTGATTTGCTTGGCATTCAGTATCCAATCTTACAGGGCGGCATGGCCTGGGTTTCCACTGCGGAACTGGCTGCAGCCGTATCCGAAGCCGGAGGACTGGGCATTATTGGCTCCGGTCAGGCTCCGCCGGAATGGCTTTTGGAGCAAATTGCCAAGGTAAAAAAACTCACCCGGAAACCCTTCGGGGTGAATGTCATGATGATGTCCCCCTACATGGAACAAGTTATGCAAATTATTTTGGATGAAAGAGTTCCTGTGGTTACCACCGGGGCCGGCAATCCCGGAAAATTTATACCGGCTCTGAAGGAAAACGGAACCAAAGTGATTCCGGTCATTCCTTCGGTTGCCCTGGCCCAACGCATGGCCAAAGCCGGTGTGGACGCAGTGATTGCAGAGGGTGGAGAATCCGGAGGACATATTGGTGAACTGTCCACCCTGCCCCTGGTGCCTCAGGTGGTGGATGCCGTAGACATTCCCGTTATTGCTGCGGGCGGCTTTTTTGACGGCAGGGGCCTGATTGCGGCCCTGGCCCTGGGGGCCCAAGGCGTTCAAATGGGTACCCGGTTCATGTGTGCTTCCGAATGTACTATTCACAATAATGTGAAGGAAGTTTTAGTAAAAGCCAAGGACCGCGATACGGTGGTCACCGG is drawn from Desulforamulus ruminis DSM 2154 and contains these coding sequences:
- the fabK gene encoding enoyl-[acyl-carrier-protein] reductase FabK: MKLETRLCDLLGIQYPILQGGMAWVSTAELAAAVSEAGGLGIIGSGQAPPEWLLEQIAKVKKLTRKPFGVNVMMMSPYMEQVMQIILDERVPVVTTGAGNPGKFIPALKENGTKVIPVIPSVALAQRMAKAGVDAVIAEGGESGGHIGELSTLPLVPQVVDAVDIPVIAAGGFFDGRGLIAALALGAQGVQMGTRFMCASECTIHNNVKEVLVKAKDRDTVVTGRTTGHPVRIIRNKLAKQFEELERQNVPAEELEQLGVGRLRMAMVEGDVQEGSVMAGQICGMVKRIEPAADIIQDIMTGAEKVLGRLSGGEF